From one Rosa rugosa chromosome 4, drRosRugo1.1, whole genome shotgun sequence genomic stretch:
- the LOC133707188 gene encoding uncharacterized protein LOC133707188 codes for MEALEASPPPSAEALDSSEVHRDLDKRVVCSGDQIWLWDPGPRWRLRCFFASLTVMGVGYGCARQMSTTEEIPCFGMAAEKLLLCVVMGLGGLLGSWLKASTLIGAAKAVMEVVMLEMQTRSRLVVARRCCNWVPHRGWVSTSILVTALG; via the exons ATGGAAGCACTCGAGGCTTCCCCACCACCGAGTGCTGAGGCGCTTGATTCCAGCGAAGTCCACCGTGACCTCGACAAAAG GGTTGTCTGCTCAGGGGATCAAATATGGCTTTGGGATCCGGGCCCTAGATGGAGGCTTCGCTGTTTCTTTGCTTCATTGACGGTGATGGGAGTGGGGTATGGTTGTGCACGCCAAATGTCGACGACGGAGGAGATACCATGTTTCGGCATGGCTGCGGAGAAGCTTTTGCTCTGCGTCGTGATGGGGCTTGGTGGCCTGCTAGGGTCGTGGTTGAAGGCGTCGACATTGATTGGCGCTGCCAAGGCTGTGATGGAAGTGGTGATGTTGGAGATGCAAACGCGGTCAAGGCTGGTGGTCGCGCGGAGATGCTGTAATTGGGTGCCGCACAGGGGTTGGGTGTCCACATCAATTTTGGTTACGGCTTTGGGCTGA
- the LOC133744850 gene encoding DNAJ protein JJJ1 homolog has protein sequence MAKREEERKREMEKERERRKRLKKEKLAKATMEYEEPEWTKVVERKRKYGDPGDEKEKEREEWECVVCRKGFRSEKQCRNHEQSKKHLLMVMELMKLKHYDMVAELIEVERNYEDLNEEEDLMEEKRNEVVDDGVGGSDSNENEFSDCDNENQKERVSEVVEVDELEVEEEEDEMNVLEAMVAIEAKGYGKGL, from the coding sequence ATGGCGAAGAGGGAGGAGGAAAGGAAGAGGGAGATGGAGAAGGAAAGGGAGAGGAGGAAGCGGTTGAAGAAGGAGAAGCTGGCGAAGGCTACTATGGAGTATGAGGAGCCGGAGTGGACCAAAGTGgttgagaggaagagaaaaTATGGTGATCCTGGGGacgagaaggagaaggagagagaggaaTGGGAGTGTGTGGTTTGTAGAAAGGGATTTAGGAGTGAAAAGCAGTGTCGGAATCACGAGCAGTCGAAGAAGCACCTCCTCATGGTTATGGAGTTGATGAAGTTGAAACATTATGATATGGTTGCGGAGTTGATTGAGGTAGAGAGaaattatgaagatcttaatgAAGAAGAGGATTTAATGGAAGAAAAAAGGAATGAGGTGGTGGATGATGGGGTTGGAGGGAGTGATAGTAACgaaaatgaattttctgattgTGATAACGAAAATCAGAAGGAAAGAGTCAGTGAAGTAGTTGAAGTCGATGAGTTGGAggtggaagaggaggaggatgagATGAATGTTCTTGAAGCAATGGTGGCGATCGAGGCGAAAGGCTATGGAAAAGGTTTGTGA
- the LOC133745763 gene encoding ATP-dependent Clp protease ATP-binding subunit CLPT2, chloroplastic codes for MAAHSLSKLPAFVSAFNPNQTTKPESCSLPLTTTLKPTSLQNLWLGTNSLGVRAQLPKLRPFSSTICLSLPTAIKERVSSNEEVPKWSSRAIKSFAMGELEARKLKYPTTGTEAILMGILIEGTTLASKFLRANGVTLFKVREETIKLLGKADMYFFSPEHPALTDEAQRVLDWAVDKKIKSGGGGEITTSHLLLGIWYEVDSPGHKIMASLGFNEEKVKELESLISEPGFIDG; via the exons ATGGCCGCTCACTCCCTCTCCAAGCTTCCAGCTTTCGTCTCTGCCTTCAATCCCAATCAAACAACCAAACCCGAATCGTGTTCTCTACCTCTGACCACGACTTTGAAGCCCACAAGTCTACAGAATCTATGGCTCGGAACCAACAGTCTCGGAGTCAGAGCCCAACTGCCAAAGCTCCGACCTTTCTCTTCCACAATCTGCCTCAGCCTCCCGACCGC AATCAAGGAGAGAGTTTCGTCCAATGAGGAAGTGCCCAA ATGGTCTAGCAGGGCTATAAAGTCATTTGCCATGGGCGAATTGGAAGCCAGGAAGCTCAAGTACCCAACCACTGGGACTGAAGCAATTCTCATGGGTATCCTCATTGAGG GAACCACTTTGGCTTCAAAATTTTTGCGGGCAAATGGAGTTACACTGTTCAAGGTGCGTGAAGAAACCATCAAGTTACTTGGGAAAGCTGATATGTACTTTTTCAGTCCTGAGCATCCTGCATTGACTGACGAAGCTCAAAGAGTGCTCGACTGGGCTGttgataagaaaataaaatctg GTGGTGGTGGCGAAATTACAACATCTCATCTGCTTCTTGGCATTTGGTATGAAGTGGATTCACCGGGTCACAAGATAATGGCCTCCCTTGGCTTCAATGAAGAGAAAGTGAAAGAGCTGGAGTCTTTAATTTCTGAACCTGGATTCATTGATGGATGA
- the LOC133745762 gene encoding protein DETOXIFICATION 56, translated as MSVTTSQTQNSPRESASQPCSSQPLNQKWPSNFLKIMLSELKIQRGIALPLVVMNLTWFAKIAITTAFLGRLGELQLAGGTLGFTFANVTGFSVLSGLCGAMEPVCGQAYGAKNIRLLHKTLLMTTFLLLLATLPISFLWLSVDKILIHFGQQEDISTVAKTYLFYLLPDLVITALLCPLKAYLNSQSITVPSMFCSGLALAFHIPINIVLANAKGIEGVAMSVWITDLMVVILLAIYVCVIEVKAKEGRWKEGGWLDQGVRDWIRLLKLCGPCCLTTCLEWWCYEILVLLTGRLANAKQAVGVLAIVLNFDYLLYSVMLSLATCASTRVSNELGANRAGPAYQSAFVSLAVSLVSGCLGGLVMVAARGSWGSLFSHDKGIVRGVKKMMLLMALVEVVNFPLAVCGGIVRGTARPWLAMYANLGGFYLLALPLGVVLAFKVKLGLSGLLIGFLIGMVACLILLLIFVLRINWDEEACKAQRLASLSCQAPELNKHENHKSVGRVDAEV; from the coding sequence ATGTCTGTAACAACATCACAAACACAAAACAGTCCAAGAGAGAGTGCCTCTCAACCATGTTCATCCCAACCTCTCAACCAAAAATGGCCGTCCAACTTCCTCAAGATCATGCTTTCAGAGCTCAAAATACAAAGAGGAATAGCTCTGCCTCTGGTGGTTATGAACTTGACATGGTTTGCCAAAATAGCCATCACAACAGCTTTTCTAGGAAGACTCGGAGAGCTTCAACTGGCTGGTGGCACACTTGGTTTCACTTTCGCTAATGTCACCGGCTTCTCTGTCTTGAGTGGTCTCTGTGGTGCCATGGAGCCCGTATGTGGTCAAGCATATGGAGCCAAAAACATTAGGCTTCTCCACAAGACCCTTCTTATGACAACTTTCTTGTTACTTCTTGCAACTCTTCCTATTTCATTTTTGTGGCTCAGTGTTGACAAAATCCTCATCCATTTTGGCCAACAAGAAGATATTTCAACAGTTGCAAAGACCTACCTTTTCTATCTCCTACCAGACTTGGTTATTACCGCATTGCTTTGTCCCCTCAAAGCCTACTTGAACTCGCAAAGCATCACGGTTCCTTCCATGTTCTGCTCAGGTCTTGCTCTTGCCTTTCACATACCAATCAACATAGTGCTTGCAAACGCTAAAGGTATTGAGGGAGTTGCAATGTCTGTCTGGATCACTGACCTTATGGTTGTGATTCTACTTGCAATTTATGTGTGTGTGATTGAAGTTAAGGCAAAAGAAGGAAGGTGGAAAGAAGGCGGGTGGCTGGACCAAGGTGTTCGGGATTGGATTAGACTGCTCAAGCTTTGTGGACCTTGCTGCCTCACTACCTGCCTAGAATGGTGGTGTTATGAGATTCTGGTCCTGTTAACTGGCCGGCTTGCCAATGCCAAGCAGGCAGTCGGAGTTTTAGCCATCGTACTAAACTTCGACTACTTGCTATACTCGGTGATGCTGTCTCTGGCAACATGTGCGTCGACTCGAGTCTCAAATGAGCTCGGAGCAAACAGGGCAGGACCTGCGTACCAATCTGCATTTGTGTCTCTGGCAGTGAGTTTGGTCTCTGGTTGTTTAGGTGGATTGGTGATGGTAGCAGCCAGGGGAAGTTGGGGGTCATTGTTTAGCCACGATAAGGGGATTGTAAGAGGTGTGAAGAAGATGATGCTGCTTATGGCTTTGGTGGAGGTTGTGAATTTCCCATTAGCTGTTTGCGGAGGGATTGTTCGAGGAACAGCGAGGCCATGGTTGGCTATGTATGCAAATCTTGGTGGATTCTACCTTCTGGCTTTGCCCTTGGGAGTTGTTTTAGCTTTCAAGGTTAAACTCGGGCTGAGTGGACTATTGATAGGATTCTTGATTGGGATGGTTGCTTGCTTGATTTTGTTGCTGATCTTTGTTTTAAGAATCAACTGGGATGAAGAAGCGTGCAAAGCACAAAGACTTGCCTCACTTTCCTGTCAAGCACCAGAACTTAACAAACACGAAAACCACAAAAGCGTGGGGAGAGTCGATGCCGAAGTCTAA
- the LOC133744851 gene encoding uncharacterized protein LOC133744851 has protein sequence MTDHRKPKRYKNLLSWFTSDTPSSGSGNEIGSGSGSESRNVTENSVNDVLLNSCPSSPVEECGNDRIETEVCFDVTSLECDPGIRRPICKGHDESANSSNGGNFNAVLQAFGRVSLEVHKVLHNAHGNAKYISPIIQRQILNILGNKVRTKIREEVGDAKFCILVDEAVDVSNREQMAIILQFVDCDGFIRERFFKVISVADTCSQTLKNEISKVLAQYDLQVENMRGQGYDGASNMRGEFNGLQALFREECPYAYYVHCFAHRLQLTLNAAAKEVHDIWQFFSTLNVIVNFVDSSAKRHSALRVIREEEIADLVAAGTLETDLVANGPNKLQGEAMSVGKAMKSIDFVFCLLLMHDVMKIFDFLCQSLQKKAIDILNALNFLSITKSKLQDMREDGWDDLIMRVESFCCEHDIVMPDMSAPYKKGTERACEQNITKEHFYRVNILNAVIDFQLAELDSRFTDKSLELLVLSATFDPRDNFQSFRFEDVCNLALNFYPMDFSSSDMLAIDMECGYFLTDIQRDPRFAKTTSVSDLCRRLVESRKSAFFPMIYRLICLVLTLPVSTATTERAFSAMNIIKNKLRNKMEDDFLDDLMVLNIEKEFADSIDNDSVIAEFEMSGPRRGFGFPRELEDFARLRQDILGCDEYEGYRD, from the exons ATGACGGATCACCGAAAACCCAAGCGGTATAAAAATCTTCTTTCATGGTTTACAAGTGATACTCCATCTAGTGGTAGTGGGAATGAGATTGGGAGTGGGAGTGGGAGCGAGAGTAGAAATGTGACTGAGAATTCTGTGAATGATGTCCTTTTAAACTCTTGTCCATCTAGCCCGGTAGAAGAGTGTGGTAATGATAGAATTGAGACAGAAGTGTGTTTTGATGTTACTTCTCTTGAATGTGATCCTGGAATACGACGTCCAATATGCAA AGGTCATGATGAATCGGCTAATTCATCCAATGGTGGCAATTTCAATGCGGTTTTGCAAGCTTTTGGAAGAGTTAGTTTAGAAGTCCACAAAGTCTTACATAATGCTCATGGGAATGCCAAGTATATTTCTCCAATTATTCAAAGACAAATCCTAAATATTCTTGGTAACAAAGTTAGAACCAAGATTCGTGAGGAAGTGGGAGATGCTAAATTTTGTATCCTTGTTGATGAAGCGGTTGATGTGTCTAATAGAGAACAAATGGCTATCATTCTTCAATTTGTTGATTGTGATGGGTTTATTAGAGAACGATTTTTCAAAGTTATTAGTGTTGCAGACACTTGTTCTCAAACTCTTAAAAATGAGATATCCAAAGTCCTTGCCCAATATGATCTTCAAGTAGAAAATATGCGTGGCCAAGGTTATGATGGTGCTAGCAACATGCGGGGTGAATTTAATGGTTTACAAGCTTTGTTTCGTGAAGAGTGTCCATATGCATATTATGTGCATTGCTTTGCTCATCGCTTACAATTGACTTTAAATGCCGCAGCTAAAGAAGTGCATGATATTTGGCAATTCTTTTCAACTCTAAATGTGATTGTTAATTTTGTTGATTCTTCTGCAAAACGGCATTCAGCATTAAGAGTCatcagagaagaagaaattgcagATTTAGTGGCTGCAGGTACCCTTGAGACAG ATTTGGTTGCAAATGGACCAAATAAATTACAAGGAGAAGCAATGAGTGTAGGTAAGGCTATGAAGAGTATtgattttgtgttttgcttGCTTTTGATGCATGATGTCATGAAGATTTTTGACTTTCTTTGTCAGTCATTGCAAAAAAAAGCCATAGACATCTTGAATGCtctaaattttctttcaataacaaaatcaaaacttcaagaTATGAGAGAAGATGGTTGGGATGATTTGATTATGAGGGTTGAATCATTTTGTTGTGAGCATGATATTGTTATGCCAGATATGTCTGCTCCTTACAAGAAAGGTACAGAGCGGGCTTGTGAACAAAATATTACAAAGGAGCATTTTTATCGGGTCAATATACTTAATGCTGTAATAGACTTTCAGTTGGCAGAGCTGGATAGTAGATTTACAGATAAGTCATTGGAGCTTCTTGTTCTTAGTGCTACATTTGATCCACGTGATAATTTTCAATCATTCAGATTTGAAGATGTTTGCAATCTTGCTTTGAATTTTTATCCTATGGATTTTTCATCATCTGATATGCTTGCTATAGATATGGAGTGTGGATATTTTCTAACAGATATTCAGAGGGATCCAAGATTTGCCAAGACAACTTCTGTGTCTGATTTGTGTCGGCGGTTAGTTGAATCAAGAAAGTCAGCATTCTTTCCTATGATTTATAGATTGATTTGTCTTGTGTTGACTCTGCCAGTTTCTACAGCAACAACAGAGAGAGCATTTTCGGCTATGAACATCATCAAAAATAAACTTAGAAATAAGATGGAAGATGACTTTCTTGATGATTTGATGGTTCTCAACATTGAAAAAGAATTTGCTGATAGTATTGACAATGATTCTGTGATTGCTGAGTTTGAAATGAGTGGGCCTCGGAGG GGTTTTGGGTTTCCACGGGAACTAGAGGACTTTGCGAGGCTAAGGCAGGATATACTCGGCTGCGATGAGTATGAAGGTTATCGAGATTAA